In Jatrophihabitans sp., a single window of DNA contains:
- the typA gene encoding translational GTPase TypA gives MSDHSAAQIGNDTIRSSIRNVAIVAHVDHGKTTLVDAMLWQSGAFGAHEHIDERAMDSNDLEREKGITILAKNTAVNYVSPEGEKMIINIIDTPGHADFGGEVERGLSMVDGIVLLVDASEGPLPQTRFVLRKALDAKLPVILVINKVDRPDSRIAEVIDETYELFLDLDATEDQIDFPIVYACARDGKASLDRPEDGTVPKSDDLQPLFSTILNTIPAPAYRAGAPLQAHVTNLDASPFLGRIALCRVFQGTIRKGQQVAWCRHDGTIQQVKITELLMTEALERKPAESAGPGDIIAIAGIPEIMIGDTLADLEDPVPLPLITVDEPAISMTIGTNTSPLAGRVKGSKVTARLVKDRLDRELVGNVSLRILPTERPDAWEVQGRGELALAILVEQMRREGFELTVGKPQVVTKVINGKVHEPVERLTVDAPEEYLGAITQLLAVRKGRMETMTNHGTGWVRMEFLVPSRGLIGFRTEFLTDTRGTGIVHHVFEKYEPWFGELRTRGSGSLVADRAGVATPFAMINLQERGTLFVEPTTEVYEGMLVGENSRSDDMDVNITKEKKLTNMRQSSSDEFQHLVPPRRLSLEQSLEFCREDECVEVTPETVRIRKVILSQQERQRQRGNRFKAGQ, from the coding sequence ATGTCCGACCACAGCGCTGCCCAAATCGGCAACGACACCATCCGTTCCTCGATCCGCAACGTCGCGATCGTCGCCCACGTCGACCACGGCAAGACCACTCTGGTCGATGCGATGTTGTGGCAGTCCGGCGCCTTCGGGGCGCACGAGCACATCGACGAGCGGGCGATGGACTCCAACGACCTCGAGCGCGAGAAGGGCATCACGATCCTCGCGAAGAACACCGCGGTGAACTACGTCTCGCCCGAGGGCGAGAAGATGATCATCAACATCATCGACACCCCTGGCCACGCCGACTTCGGTGGCGAGGTGGAGCGCGGCCTGTCCATGGTGGACGGCATCGTGCTGCTGGTCGACGCCTCCGAGGGCCCGTTGCCGCAGACCCGGTTCGTGCTGCGCAAGGCACTGGACGCCAAGCTGCCGGTGATCCTGGTGATCAACAAGGTGGACCGTCCGGACAGCCGGATCGCCGAGGTGATCGACGAGACCTACGAGCTGTTCCTGGATCTCGACGCGACCGAGGACCAGATCGACTTTCCGATCGTCTACGCCTGCGCTCGGGACGGCAAGGCTTCACTGGACCGGCCGGAGGACGGCACGGTGCCCAAGTCCGACGACCTCCAGCCGCTGTTCTCCACCATCCTCAACACCATCCCCGCCCCGGCCTACCGGGCCGGGGCCCCGCTGCAGGCGCACGTCACCAACCTCGACGCCTCGCCGTTCCTGGGCCGGATCGCGCTGTGCCGGGTGTTCCAGGGCACCATCCGCAAGGGTCAGCAGGTGGCCTGGTGCCGCCATGACGGCACCATCCAGCAGGTCAAGATCACCGAGTTGCTGATGACCGAGGCGCTGGAGCGCAAGCCGGCCGAGAGCGCGGGGCCCGGGGACATCATCGCGATCGCCGGCATTCCCGAGATCATGATCGGTGACACCCTGGCGGATCTGGAGGACCCGGTTCCGCTGCCGCTGATCACCGTCGACGAGCCCGCCATCTCGATGACCATCGGCACCAACACCTCGCCGCTGGCCGGCCGGGTCAAGGGGTCGAAGGTCACCGCCCGGCTGGTCAAGGACCGGCTGGACCGCGAGCTGGTCGGCAACGTCTCGCTGCGGATCCTGCCGACCGAGCGCCCGGACGCCTGGGAGGTGCAGGGACGCGGCGAGCTGGCGCTGGCCATCCTGGTGGAGCAGATGCGCCGGGAGGGCTTCGAGCTGACCGTCGGCAAGCCCCAGGTGGTCACCAAGGTCATCAACGGCAAGGTGCACGAGCCGGTCGAGCGGCTGACGGTGGACGCTCCGGAGGAGTACCTGGGCGCCATCACCCAGCTGCTGGCGGTGCGCAAGGGCCGCATGGAGACCATGACCAACCACGGCACCGGCTGGGTGCGGATGGAGTTCCTGGTGCCCTCGCGGGGGCTGATCGGCTTCCGCACCGAGTTCCTCACCGACACCCGCGGCACCGGCATAGTGCACCACGTCTTCGAGAAGTACGAGCCGTGGTTCGGTGAGCTGCGCACTCGCGGCTCGGGCTCGCTGGTGGCCGACCGGGCCGGGGTCGCCACCCCGTTCGCCATGATCAACCTGCAGGAGCGCGGCACGCTGTTCGTCGAGCCGACCACTGAGGTGTACGAGGGCATGCTGGTCGGGGAGAACTCCCGCTCCGACGACATGGACGTCAACATCACCAAGGAGAAGAAGCTCACCAACATGCGCCAGTCGTCCTCGGATGAGTTCCAGCACCTGGTGCCGCCGCGCCGGCTGTCGCTGGAGCAGTCCCTGGAGTTCTGCCGCGAGGACGAGTGCGTCGAGGTCACCCCGGAGACGGTGCGGATACGAAAGGTGATCCTGTCCCAGCAGGAACGCCAGCGTCA